The proteins below come from a single Zea mays cultivar B73 chromosome 8, Zm-B73-REFERENCE-NAM-5.0, whole genome shotgun sequence genomic window:
- the LOC103636786 gene encoding nuclear pore complex protein NUP96, with amino-acid sequence MHEALALYHEYYGDKQGALENLIQCGNWKKAHTIFVTSVAHSMFLSSNHQEVWRITSALENHKYEIADWDLGAGIYIDFYVLKNSMQERNAMDDSGSLEEMSESCRSFFGRLNESLLVWGSKLPVESSVVFDRACYSKMAEELCALLVDTPSETLNLPMGCLLMMLNAPVPDESRSSYLQDALSVFTEILCSDP; translated from the exons ATGCATGAAGCTCTG GCTCTTTATCACGAATACTATGGAGATAAACAGGGCGCACTGGAGAATTTGATTCAGTGTGGCAACTGGAAGAAAGCTCATACTATTTTCGTGACTTCTGTTGCTCATTCTATGTTTCTGTCAT CTAACCATCAGGAGGTCTGGAGGATCACAAGTGCCTTGGAGAACCACAAGTATGAAATTGCTGACTGGGACCTTGGTGCCGGAATATACATAGACTTCTACGTTCTGAAGAACTCAATGCAAGAAAGAAATGCCATGGATGATTCG GGTTCACTCGAGGAGATGAGTGAATCATGTAGAAGTTTCTTTGGCCGATTAAACGAGTCGTTGTTAGTCTGGGGAAGCAAATTACCTGTTGAGTCAAG TGTCGTGTTTGACAGGGCATGCTACTCGAAGATGGCAGAGGAGCTATGCGCGCTTCTGGTGGACACCCCAAGCGAGACGCTGAACCTACCCATGGGGTGTCTTCTAATGATGCTCAACGCTCCAGTTCCGGACGAGAGCAGGTCGTCGTACCTGCAGGACGCACTCTCCGTCTTCACCGAAATCCTTTGCAGCGATCCGTAG